GCGGGACAAAGAAATTTTGGAGCGTGAATGGAACAACACAGTAGAGATCGTCTGGGAGCGTCTGTCTGAAGGCAAAGACGTCGCTTTTGTAACAGAAGGCGATCCGATGTTTTACAGCACGTTCATCCACATGATGCGCGTTATGCATGAGGAGCACCCGGAAGTGCCAATCGTAACCGTACCAGGCGTCTCTTCGTTTTTGGGAGCTGCGTCCCGCTTCAATCTGCCGCTGGCGGATGGCGACGAGCAGATCGGCATCATCCCGGCAACAGAAGACAAGGAAGCCATGCGCAAAGCGCTGGAGAACCACGATACCGTCGTATTCTTGAAGGTAGCAAAAGTACTGCCAATGATCATTGGCTTGCTGAAAGAAATGGGGCTGGCTGAAAAGGCAGCAGTAGCGACCAAGGTCACTTCCTCCGAGGAAATGGTTTGGACCGATATGCGTGAACTGGAGCGGGCAGAGCTCAGCTATCTTACACTGATGGTGGTGAAAAAGTAATGAAACTGTACATAGTGGGAGCGGGTCCTGGTGACCCCGAATTGATTACGGTAAAAGGCTTAAAGCTGCTGCAAAAGGCAGACGTCATTATGTATACCGACTCTCTCGTGAACGAGGATTTGGTTGCGCTCGGCAATCCGAATGCAGAAGTACTGCAAAGCTCGGGGATGGCATTGGAAGAAATGGTAGAACAATTGGTAGAACGGATTAGTAGCGGAAAAACAGTTGTACGTCTGCATACAGGTGATCCGTCCATTTATGGTGCGATCATGGAACAGATCGCCCTGTTAAAAGAAAAAGGCATCGAGGTAGAAATCGTTCCAGGTGTGAGCTCCGTATTTGCGGCAGCGGCAGCAGTAGGAGCCGAGCTGACGATTCCTGATCTGACACAAACGATCATCCTTACCCGTGCGGAGGGTCGCACACCAGTGCCTGAAAGAGAAAAGCTGCGTGCGCTCGCTGAGCATCATTGCACGTTGGCTCTGTACCTTAGCGCGACGTTGACGAAAAAAGTAGTCCGCGAGCTGGTCGATGCAGGCTGGAGCGAGGATACGCCAGTAGCAGTCGTACAACGTGCAAGCTGGCCGGATCAATTGATCGTTCGCACCACGCTGAAAAATTTGGACGAAGACATGGGCAAAAACGGCATTCGCAAGCACGCGATGATTTTGGCTGGCTGGGCATTGGACCCGAACATCCACGACAAGAGCGAGCAATACCGTTCCAAGCTGTACGATAAAACCTTTACACACGGGTTCAGAAAAGGTGTGAAGGAATAATGAAGATCATCGAACTGATCGAGGGAGAAATCCCTGTTATCGAGCAGCGCGGAGACTATGCCATTGTCGCGATCACGAAGCACGGGGTAGAGATGGCCCGAGATCTGGCACAGAAATTTCCTGGGACAGACCTGTACTACATGAGCAAGTTCGAACGCGGAGATGAGGAAGCGCGCGGCATCCAGCTGTTTACCAACAGTGTACGGATGCTGTTTCCCGCTCTCTGGCCTGCTTATAAAGGTTTGATCATCATTATTTCACTGGGTGCGGTTATTCGGATGATCGCACCTTTGCTCGAAGACAAAAAGAAAGACCCGGGTGTCGTCGTCGTCGATGACCGTGGGGAGAATGTCATCAGTGTGCTGTCCGGCCATTTGGGCGGTGCCAATGAGCTGGCTCGCGAGGTAGCGGCAGTCATGGGTGCTCGTCCGATTATCACGACAGCATCGGATGTACAAAAGACTATTCCCGTCGATCTATTCGGTAGACGTTTTGGCTGGGAGTGGGATTCCGCTGATAAGCTGACTCCTGTCAGTGCTTCCGTTGTTAACGAGGAGCGTGTAGCCGTCATCAATGAATCCGGTGAACGCGACTGGTGGATGCATGACACCCCAATGCCACCGTCCATCAAGGAATACGCGACAATCGCTGAGGCCAAAGCCGATCAGCCGCAAGCTGCTCTAGTCGTTTCTCATCGCCTGCTCACACCGGAGGAACAATCGATTTTGGATAATGGCGTCCTTTATCGTCCGAAGGTAATCGTGCTCGGGATGGGCTGCAACCGGGGAACCTCCGCAGAGGAGATCGAGGCTGTCATCAAGGAAACGCTGGATGAACTGCAATTTTCGATCAAAAGTGTAAAAGCACTGGCGACCATCGAGCTGAAAAAGGATGAAGCGGGTCTCATCGCTGTTTGCGAAAAATACGGCTGGCCGTTCGTCTGGTATTCGCCTGAAGAATTAAACAAGGTCGAAATCAGCGATCCGTCTGATACCGTCTTCAAGTTCACGGGAGCGTACGGAGTGAGTGAGCCTGCCGCGAAGCTGTACGCTGGAGTAGGCGAACTCGTTTTGACCAAGAAGAAGTCGGGTAACACTACCATTTCGGTCGGATTGATTCCCTATCACGAGGAGGAGCGCGCATGACGGACAGCCGCCGTATTGTGATTGCCG
This genomic stretch from Brevibacillus brevis harbors:
- the cobI gene encoding precorrin-2 C(20)-methyltransferase, with product MTKIGTLYGLGVGPGDPELITVKAFRLLQQSPVVAYPKKRMGSKSYAHQIAELYVQSPDKEMLGLVFPMTRDKEILEREWNNTVEIVWERLSEGKDVAFVTEGDPMFYSTFIHMMRVMHEEHPEVPIVTVPGVSSFLGAASRFNLPLADGDEQIGIIPATEDKEAMRKALENHDTVVFLKVAKVLPMIIGLLKEMGLAEKAAVATKVTSSEEMVWTDMRELERAELSYLTLMVVKK
- the cobM gene encoding precorrin-4 C(11)-methyltransferase, with product MKLYIVGAGPGDPELITVKGLKLLQKADVIMYTDSLVNEDLVALGNPNAEVLQSSGMALEEMVEQLVERISSGKTVVRLHTGDPSIYGAIMEQIALLKEKGIEVEIVPGVSSVFAAAAAVGAELTIPDLTQTIILTRAEGRTPVPEREKLRALAEHHCTLALYLSATLTKKVVRELVDAGWSEDTPVAVVQRASWPDQLIVRTTLKNLDEDMGKNGIRKHAMILAGWALDPNIHDKSEQYRSKLYDKTFTHGFRKGVKE
- a CDS encoding cobalt-precorrin 5A hydrolase, with the translated sequence MKIIELIEGEIPVIEQRGDYAIVAITKHGVEMARDLAQKFPGTDLYYMSKFERGDEEARGIQLFTNSVRMLFPALWPAYKGLIIIISLGAVIRMIAPLLEDKKKDPGVVVVDDRGENVISVLSGHLGGANELAREVAAVMGARPIITTASDVQKTIPVDLFGRRFGWEWDSADKLTPVSASVVNEERVAVINESGERDWWMHDTPMPPSIKEYATIAEAKADQPQAALVVSHRLLTPEEQSILDNGVLYRPKVIVLGMGCNRGTSAEEIEAVIKETLDELQFSIKSVKALATIELKKDEAGLIAVCEKYGWPFVWYSPEELNKVEISDPSDTVFKFTGAYGVSEPAAKLYAGVGELVLTKKKSGNTTISVGLIPYHEEERA